In Rheinheimera sp. MM224, one DNA window encodes the following:
- a CDS encoding glycoside hydrolase family 5 protein has translation MFNLRLAQAKRLILLLTCCSLCACSGSASSPALQDTASAASALVQFPDYNTNAATPDKTGMSSTASELASRIRIGLNIGNTLEAVGNQGEKSWGNPAITADFIALAKKSGFNAIRLPVSWDQYADQRTAALDPAWQNRIKQVVQYCIDNDLYVLVNIHWDGGWLELNVTPEKQQQVNARQKAYWQQIATLLRDFDERLIFASANEPHVENAEQMAVLLSYHQTFIDTVRATGGKNTYRTLVVQGPATDIEKTRGWMHQLPTDPIQDRMMLELHYYSPYNFTLMAEDASWGKAAYYWGKDFMSDTDSERNASTDEDYVDQMFSSVKKQFVDAGIPVILGEFGADTRSKLTGDERTRHLNSRAHYFNYVTRSAIAHGIVPFYWDTGTLLDRRHNKVLDQQALNALMSGSSAFK, from the coding sequence ATGTTTAACCTTAGGCTCGCCCAAGCGAAGCGCCTGATTCTGCTCCTGACCTGCTGTTCACTTTGCGCCTGCAGTGGCAGCGCCAGCTCACCTGCGCTGCAGGATACAGCTAGTGCAGCCTCAGCCTTGGTGCAATTTCCAGATTACAATACCAATGCTGCGACACCGGATAAGACTGGAATGAGCAGTACTGCCAGCGAACTGGCCAGCCGTATCCGGATAGGACTGAATATAGGCAATACGCTGGAGGCAGTTGGCAACCAGGGGGAAAAATCCTGGGGCAACCCAGCTATCACAGCCGACTTTATCGCTCTGGCAAAAAAATCTGGTTTTAATGCGATACGTTTGCCTGTGTCCTGGGACCAATATGCCGATCAGAGGACTGCCGCTCTGGATCCGGCCTGGCAAAATCGCATTAAACAGGTGGTGCAGTACTGCATCGACAACGACCTGTATGTGCTGGTGAATATTCACTGGGATGGTGGTTGGCTGGAGCTTAATGTGACGCCTGAAAAACAGCAGCAGGTGAATGCCCGCCAAAAAGCCTACTGGCAACAAATCGCGACCTTATTGCGTGATTTTGACGAGCGCCTGATCTTTGCCAGCGCCAACGAACCACATGTCGAAAACGCTGAGCAGATGGCGGTGCTGCTGTCTTATCACCAGACCTTTATTGATACAGTCCGGGCCACAGGCGGCAAAAATACCTACCGGACTCTGGTTGTGCAAGGACCTGCAACTGATATCGAAAAAACCCGCGGCTGGATGCATCAGCTTCCGACCGATCCAATTCAGGATCGAATGATGCTGGAGCTGCACTATTACAGCCCCTATAACTTCACCCTGATGGCTGAAGATGCATCCTGGGGCAAAGCGGCCTACTACTGGGGTAAAGACTTTATGTCTGACACGGATTCTGAACGCAACGCCAGCACAGACGAAGACTATGTCGACCAGATGTTTAGCTCTGTGAAAAAACAATTTGTGGACGCGGGCATACCCGTTATTTTGGGCGAGTTTGGTGCTGACACCCGCAGTAAGCTCACAGGCGATGAGCGAACACGCCACCTCAATAGCAGGGCCCACTATTTCAACTACGTGACCAGAAGCGCCATAGCACATGGCATAGTGCCCTTTTACTGGGACACTGGTACTTTGCTGGACAGGCGTCACAACAAAGTATTGGATCAACAAGCCCTGAATGCGCTGATGTCAGGCAGCAGCGCATTCAAATAA
- a CDS encoding glycoside hydrolase family 26 protein, with protein MKLKNLFAAVLLSFALPVLAAPLTAVDPELTAEARSLLQYLHQQQGKGILFGQQHASTRVLSKKLNPKAQSDIASLTGQMPAIYGWDTLSIIQPKPEGDISAAVKAAYSSGGIITISTHFYNPVTGGNFWDTQPAVAQILPGGSFHQKFKAELDQVADWAHQLKADDGSSIPVIFRILHENTGSWFWWGAAQSSPEQYKALYRFIVDYLKLERGVHNFLYAYSPASGFAGDKAAFNERYPGDAYVDVLGFDDYQAGDTQSWIQSVVATCRTLVEFAKERGKVAALTEFGQGEPNKASAAFYLPLLQALQADPLASQLVYMMTWANFSAEHSYVPLSSEPAVRVDDFKAFATQPYLLLADKVPATLYQQEVDVAPAAEQLVLMSPLAWQPVQHKVLVQLKVQSAQAVKQVTVRAQGKSWPLQQQKWYWTTELPLDQLSFQQVPLQLEFHAELKNGQRLTEKLPLLPAQPKPDAKLLFDPNWSRGFSQRLQQLIAGTGDGVKVEALCAAARDCLLLAKYKLHPAGHTGLRYMPEQAVPLSADRKLSFYLQPDQKMQRLALELYSAGKAYYYSLDLSQWPMQPGTEFRQGQDVTLELQKFCNQQQCFSGGELGQLALFIHAADPALANQTLSGQMKLGAIRLQP; from the coding sequence ATGAAGCTCAAAAATCTATTCGCAGCTGTTCTGCTGAGTTTTGCCTTGCCTGTGTTAGCCGCACCTTTAACAGCTGTTGACCCGGAACTGACAGCAGAAGCTCGCTCTTTGCTACAGTATTTGCATCAACAGCAGGGCAAAGGTATTTTATTTGGCCAACAGCACGCCAGTACCAGGGTGCTGAGCAAAAAGCTTAATCCCAAAGCCCAGTCTGATATAGCCAGCTTAACAGGGCAGATGCCTGCTATTTATGGCTGGGATACCTTATCTATTATTCAGCCAAAACCTGAAGGGGATATCAGCGCTGCAGTCAAAGCCGCATACAGTTCAGGTGGCATTATTACCATCAGTACTCACTTTTATAACCCTGTCACAGGAGGCAACTTTTGGGACACCCAACCTGCAGTGGCACAGATACTGCCGGGTGGCAGTTTTCATCAGAAATTTAAAGCCGAGCTGGATCAGGTGGCTGATTGGGCTCATCAGCTAAAAGCCGATGATGGCAGCTCCATTCCGGTGATCTTCCGTATTCTGCACGAAAACACCGGCAGCTGGTTCTGGTGGGGGGCAGCACAAAGCAGTCCTGAACAATACAAAGCTTTGTATCGCTTTATTGTGGATTACTTAAAGCTGGAGAGAGGTGTACACAATTTTTTATATGCCTATTCACCAGCTTCGGGTTTTGCCGGTGATAAAGCCGCCTTTAACGAACGTTATCCGGGCGATGCTTATGTCGATGTGCTGGGTTTTGACGACTATCAAGCTGGTGATACCCAAAGTTGGATCCAGTCTGTGGTTGCCACCTGTCGGACTTTGGTGGAATTTGCCAAAGAAAGGGGCAAAGTCGCAGCGTTAACCGAATTTGGCCAGGGCGAACCCAACAAAGCCTCAGCAGCTTTTTATCTGCCTTTGTTGCAGGCTTTGCAGGCTGATCCTTTAGCTTCACAACTGGTTTATATGATGACCTGGGCTAATTTTAGTGCTGAGCATAGTTATGTTCCTCTGTCGTCTGAGCCAGCAGTGCGGGTCGATGATTTTAAAGCTTTTGCGACCCAACCTTATCTGCTTCTGGCAGATAAGGTGCCTGCTACTTTGTATCAGCAAGAAGTCGATGTGGCCCCTGCGGCTGAACAACTGGTGTTGATGTCGCCTTTGGCCTGGCAGCCTGTACAACACAAGGTATTGGTGCAACTGAAGGTGCAATCGGCGCAAGCCGTTAAACAAGTAACAGTGCGAGCTCAGGGTAAAAGCTGGCCTTTGCAGCAACAAAAGTGGTACTGGACCACAGAGCTGCCATTGGATCAGCTGTCGTTTCAGCAAGTCCCCTTGCAGCTGGAGTTCCATGCCGAGCTGAAAAACGGCCAGCGTTTAACTGAAAAACTACCTCTGCTGCCGGCTCAGCCGAAGCCTGATGCCAAACTGCTGTTTGATCCCAATTGGTCCAGAGGTTTTTCGCAGCGCTTACAGCAACTGATCGCAGGGACAGGGGATGGTGTAAAGGTTGAGGCGCTTTGTGCTGCAGCCAGAGACTGTCTGCTGTTGGCGAAGTACAAGTTGCATCCAGCTGGCCATACGGGCTTAAGGTATATGCCAGAGCAAGCAGTACCACTGTCGGCGGACCGGAAGCTGAGCTTCTATCTGCAGCCCGATCAAAAGATGCAGCGTCTGGCGTTGGAGCTTTACAGTGCAGGTAAAGCTTATTACTACAGTCTGGATCTCAGTCAATGGCCCATGCAGCCCGGAACTGAGTTCAGACAAGGCCAGGACGTGACGCTTGAGTTACAGAAGTTTTGTAATCAGCAGCAGTGTTTTAGCGGTGGAGAGCTCGGTCAGCTGGCGTTGTTTATCCATGCGGCGGATCCGGCTTTGGCAAACCAGACCTTGTCAGGCCAGATGAAACTGGGAGCCATTCGGCTGCAGCCTTGA
- a CDS encoding TonB-dependent receptor — MNTSAKLPLKLSLLAVSCALALSVAQAQQNSQTQDDATTASDNKKSDKEIEIITVKGIRRAQEAAIDVKRAASNIVDSIVAEDIGKLPDATIADSLQRITGVQIDRTAGEGSSLNVRGMPQVLTTLNGEQFLSPWSITNVQANYSDIPSAMISSVDVHKSMSASMIAGGISGVVDLKTRKPLEMSQGWTASAGLEGSRGSITEKDNHDANAFVGFNNGDIGFTLAAFNSNSNSANYQMYEDSRMAWPNAGGDPTDLNDNGNTVNDRFLVPAGYGVKAYVMERERKGFAGSLQKVLNASWTASADVFYTKMDQFDRGIETQFNGSNNSNYDVLRPGSVLTEEATVPGIDGAPDRVLHSLQVAVIEAPDFQATTRSRQNHTDATNTNLQLNFDDGGPFTGSVRYVYATAEKVYEDATFQQGTPAWYWIDADNNGQNDPRDPFLVTVDYRPEYPTFSYTDDLSGVDRLNLYQAYAYGIKDEATMDAFRADGKYEYELGDFSSFEFGARVGTRDVDTTRYDYLTPTARYSTWSDPSVDPDLWYQMLPGDQVWQRYPDWRDFKGDANLGLPAATDLQSQLISYTDFGPFQGFESGVAGLDPKSLDNLAQFMDFVYPGAQKFNDPAKAYNVEERATSAYFQGNFDNAIGIWGIPYSGNLGLQVVRTDRTVVQSEVPLYYEAGNHFGGGANGSQSWNAVFKSTGTKVTEIDFTDYLPSANINFFPHDDVVVRFSYAKTMSRNDLINVGEGLTLWYQEYTVTDEDGTERVVTSAGGGNDQGNPNVKPWRAVNYNSSAEWYFAEGGILGAGIFLIDVKSATETLQEQRQYADSDGVIRRSVNVWTTKNVGASDLKGFELGYKQSYNFLPEPFNGLGSELNYTYSDSESTDRDLEGNPFPLQSNSKHQYNAVLWYQAGPFSTRVAYNWRSKQFNGRVGLNTNEAPISLGNWAKDAGYLDASINYDPNQHLTVYLQGTNLTETNQRSYAQFESQFHSMSVQERRITLGVRARL; from the coding sequence ATGAACACATCAGCTAAATTACCGCTGAAGCTTTCGCTATTGGCGGTAAGTTGTGCGCTGGCGTTATCTGTAGCTCAGGCGCAACAAAACAGCCAAACGCAGGATGATGCCACTACAGCATCCGACAACAAAAAATCCGATAAAGAAATCGAAATTATTACCGTCAAAGGCATACGTCGCGCTCAGGAAGCTGCCATTGATGTCAAAAGGGCTGCCAGCAACATAGTGGACTCTATAGTTGCAGAAGATATAGGTAAGTTACCTGATGCCACTATTGCCGACTCTTTACAGCGTATTACCGGTGTGCAAATTGACAGAACCGCAGGTGAAGGCTCCAGTTTAAACGTGCGTGGTATGCCGCAGGTTCTGACGACGCTGAACGGCGAGCAGTTTCTAAGCCCCTGGTCTATTACCAATGTGCAGGCCAACTACTCAGATATTCCATCCGCGATGATTTCCTCAGTGGATGTACACAAATCTATGTCTGCTTCGATGATAGCGGGCGGTATTTCCGGTGTGGTGGATTTAAAAACCCGTAAACCTCTGGAAATGTCGCAAGGCTGGACTGCATCTGCTGGCCTGGAAGGCTCAAGAGGCTCGATCACCGAAAAAGACAACCATGATGCCAACGCCTTTGTTGGTTTCAACAATGGCGATATTGGTTTTACGCTGGCGGCTTTTAATTCAAACAGTAACTCTGCCAACTATCAGATGTACGAAGACTCACGTATGGCCTGGCCTAATGCCGGTGGTGATCCAACAGATTTGAATGACAATGGCAACACTGTCAATGACAGATTTCTGGTGCCTGCCGGTTATGGTGTCAAAGCTTATGTGATGGAGCGTGAAAGAAAAGGTTTTGCCGGTTCTTTGCAAAAAGTCCTGAATGCCAGCTGGACAGCCAGTGCTGATGTGTTTTACACCAAAATGGATCAGTTTGACCGGGGCATTGAAACTCAGTTTAACGGCAGTAACAACTCAAACTACGATGTATTAAGACCAGGCTCAGTACTGACTGAAGAAGCAACTGTACCAGGTATTGACGGTGCGCCGGATCGGGTGCTGCATTCTTTGCAGGTTGCAGTGATTGAAGCGCCGGATTTTCAGGCAACAACCCGTAGTCGTCAGAACCATACAGATGCAACTAATACCAATCTGCAGCTGAATTTTGATGATGGTGGCCCTTTCACTGGTTCAGTACGTTATGTGTATGCCACAGCAGAAAAAGTCTACGAAGACGCTACTTTCCAGCAAGGTACACCGGCCTGGTATTGGATAGATGCCGATAATAATGGCCAAAACGACCCAAGAGACCCTTTTCTTGTCACAGTGGATTACAGGCCTGAATACCCAACCTTTAGCTATACCGATGATTTATCTGGTGTCGACAGGCTTAATCTGTATCAGGCTTATGCTTACGGTATTAAAGATGAAGCCACTATGGATGCTTTCCGCGCTGATGGTAAATACGAGTATGAGCTGGGCGATTTCAGTTCCTTTGAATTTGGTGCCAGAGTCGGAACCCGTGATGTGGATACCACCCGCTATGATTATCTGACCCCTACAGCCCGTTATTCCACCTGGTCTGATCCGTCTGTTGATCCGGATTTATGGTACCAGATGTTACCGGGCGACCAGGTATGGCAACGTTACCCTGACTGGCGTGATTTTAAAGGCGATGCCAATCTGGGCCTGCCTGCGGCGACTGATTTACAAAGTCAGCTGATTTCCTACACAGATTTTGGCCCTTTTCAAGGCTTTGAATCCGGGGTGGCTGGTTTAGATCCTAAGTCACTGGATAATCTGGCCCAGTTTATGGACTTTGTTTACCCTGGCGCACAGAAATTTAACGACCCGGCCAAAGCCTACAACGTGGAAGAACGCGCCACTTCAGCTTATTTCCAGGGCAATTTTGACAATGCCATCGGAATTTGGGGTATCCCTTATTCTGGTAATTTAGGCCTGCAAGTGGTGCGTACTGACCGTACCGTAGTACAAAGTGAAGTGCCTTTGTATTATGAAGCAGGGAACCATTTTGGTGGTGGAGCTAATGGCAGTCAATCCTGGAACGCCGTATTTAAATCAACCGGCACTAAAGTGACGGAGATTGATTTTACCGACTATTTGCCTTCGGCCAATATCAACTTCTTCCCACATGACGACGTAGTAGTGCGTTTTTCCTACGCTAAGACCATGAGCCGTAACGATTTAATTAACGTTGGTGAAGGTTTGACTCTGTGGTATCAGGAATACACAGTCACAGACGAAGATGGCACTGAGCGGGTAGTCACCAGCGCTGGTGGTGGTAACGATCAGGGTAATCCAAACGTGAAACCATGGCGCGCTGTTAACTACAACAGTTCGGCAGAATGGTATTTTGCCGAAGGTGGTATTTTAGGTGCTGGTATTTTCCTGATCGACGTAAAAAGCGCAACTGAGACTTTACAGGAGCAGCGCCAGTACGCCGATTCGGATGGTGTAATACGCCGCAGTGTGAACGTCTGGACAACAAAAAATGTCGGGGCTTCGGATCTGAAAGGTTTTGAACTGGGCTATAAGCAGTCGTACAACTTCTTGCCTGAACCTTTTAATGGCTTAGGCTCTGAGCTGAACTATACCTACTCAGACAGTGAATCAACCGACAGAGATTTGGAGGGGAATCCTTTCCCGCTGCAGTCCAACTCCAAGCATCAGTACAACGCTGTACTGTGGTATCAGGCAGGCCCTTTCAGTACCCGTGTGGCTTACAACTGGCGTAGCAAACAGTTTAATGGCCGTGTTGGTTTAAATACCAACGAAGCGCCTATTAGTCTGGGCAACTGGGCCAAAGATGCAGGCTATCTGGATGCTTCCATCAACTACGATCCAAACCAGCATCTGACTGTCTATCTGCAGGGCACTAACTTAACTGAAACCAATCAGCGCAGTTATGCTCAGTTTGAAAGCCAGTTCCACTCTATGTCAGTGCAAGAGCGTCGTATCACTTTAGGTGTGCGTGCCCGCCTGTAA
- a CDS encoding phosphoribosylaminoimidazolesuccinocarboxamide synthase, with the protein MTLATQVLAVNDDLPIRTDLPVHSGKVRSVYWLTAADSERLIREKNYPVAPDTPLAIMVISDRISAFDCIWHGENGLNGVPGKGAALNAISNHWFALFKQHGLADSHILDIPHPLVWIVQKARPLKIEAIARQYITGSMWRAYSKGEREFCGITLPEGLQKDQKLPEILITPSTKGILTGLAGVPEADDVNISRADIERHSAAFGFEQLSDISLYETLLKQGFGVISDALAALDQMFVDTKFEFGYVNDANGNSKLIYMDEVGTPDSSRIWDGASWRNGSIVEQSKEGFRQWLLSNFPDPDILLNKDRMPERAALARDNALPTDVMMDISRTYLGIAEKVTGRKIELAANPKAEIIEVLGRDYGLIAE; encoded by the coding sequence ATGACTCTTGCAACTCAGGTCCTGGCGGTCAACGACGACTTGCCTATTCGTACAGATTTACCTGTTCATTCAGGTAAAGTCCGCAGTGTGTACTGGCTGACTGCCGCTGACAGCGAGCGGTTAATCCGGGAAAAAAATTACCCTGTAGCACCAGACACGCCGCTGGCCATTATGGTGATCAGCGACCGCATCTCCGCTTTTGACTGCATCTGGCATGGCGAAAATGGCTTAAACGGTGTGCCTGGCAAAGGCGCAGCATTAAACGCCATATCGAATCACTGGTTTGCCTTGTTTAAACAACATGGCCTGGCCGACAGCCATATTCTGGATATTCCGCACCCGCTGGTGTGGATAGTGCAAAAAGCCCGTCCGCTGAAAATTGAAGCCATAGCCCGCCAATACATTACCGGCTCTATGTGGCGTGCTTACAGCAAAGGTGAACGTGAATTCTGTGGTATTACCCTGCCTGAAGGCCTGCAAAAAGATCAAAAACTACCGGAGATTTTAATTACTCCGTCCACCAAAGGTATTCTGACGGGCTTAGCCGGTGTGCCGGAAGCGGACGATGTAAACATCTCCCGTGCCGATATTGAACGCCATAGCGCAGCTTTTGGTTTTGAACAGTTATCCGATATCAGCCTATATGAAACCCTTTTAAAACAAGGTTTTGGCGTAATCAGCGACGCTTTGGCTGCACTGGATCAGATGTTTGTTGATACCAAATTTGAATTTGGTTATGTCAACGACGCCAATGGCAACAGCAAACTGATTTATATGGACGAAGTGGGCACACCAGACAGCTCACGGATATGGGATGGCGCCAGCTGGCGCAATGGCAGCATTGTCGAGCAATCGAAAGAAGGCTTCCGTCAGTGGCTTTTGAGCAACTTCCCGGATCCGGATATTTTATTAAATAAAGACCGGATGCCAGAGCGTGCAGCACTGGCACGCGACAACGCCCTGCCCACTGACGTAATGATGGATATTTCCCGTACTTACCTGGGTATAGCGGAAAAAGTCACAGGCCGTAAAATTGAATTAGCCGCCAACCCTAAAGCCGAAATTATTGAGGTGTTAGGTCGCGACTATGGTTTGATAGCGGAATAA
- a CDS encoding arsinothricin resistance N-acetyltransferase ArsN1 family B, producing the protein MIRQATSADAAAIAAIYNHYVLNTSVTFEEQAVSTEQMAERIGLVQTDGLPWLVLEKNGEVLGYAYATKWRVRSAYRFSAECTVYVKEGLSGQGVGSQLYQQLLAELKALGIHLAIGGITLPNAQSVALHEKFGFEKCGHFQQVGFKFEQWRDVGYWQKLL; encoded by the coding sequence ATGATCCGCCAAGCAACCTCAGCAGATGCAGCAGCCATTGCAGCTATTTATAACCACTATGTACTCAATACCAGCGTCACTTTTGAAGAGCAGGCAGTGAGTACCGAACAGATGGCGGAGCGTATTGGCTTAGTGCAAACCGATGGCTTGCCCTGGTTGGTGCTGGAAAAAAACGGTGAAGTGCTGGGTTATGCCTATGCTACGAAATGGCGGGTCCGCTCGGCGTATCGTTTTTCCGCTGAATGTACTGTCTATGTCAAAGAGGGCTTGTCTGGTCAGGGTGTCGGCAGTCAGCTGTATCAGCAGCTATTGGCAGAATTAAAAGCTTTGGGTATCCATTTGGCTATAGGTGGCATTACTTTACCCAATGCACAAAGTGTGGCGCTGCATGAAAAATTTGGCTTTGAGAAATGCGGTCACTTTCAACAAGTTGGCTTTAAGTTTGAGCAGTGGCGCGATGTCGGCTACTGGCAGAAGTTGCTTTAG
- a CDS encoding SMP-30/gluconolactonase/LRE family protein, translating into MKSCFPLLLCLLPVMMPPLLLAEEAVSNQPALEALWHTKDLRVPESVLWHQQQHNGKTDTVLFVSEIDGQGSAVDGVGGVALLNSDGTIRNKDWLRGLNAPKGLAVYQGKLYIADLTEVVIVDIASAKILNKIKAPDSVFLNDVTVDDKGVVYISDTRKNRIYKLEQNQISIWLDNVEAANGLKVVGEQLYIAAGDKLLKLDLTDNSKNIRQVARGFAERADGLEPVGNGDFIVSCWAGLVYYVSADGRIKELLDTRTLKLNTADIGWDQATNTLYIPTFLGNSVQAYKLSY; encoded by the coding sequence ATGAAAAGCTGTTTCCCTTTGCTGTTATGTCTTTTGCCTGTGATGATGCCTCCTCTGCTACTTGCCGAAGAAGCTGTATCAAACCAACCTGCATTAGAAGCCTTATGGCATACCAAAGATTTGCGTGTGCCTGAGTCTGTGCTTTGGCACCAGCAGCAACACAACGGCAAAACCGATACTGTGTTGTTTGTGTCGGAAATTGATGGTCAGGGCAGTGCAGTCGATGGAGTTGGTGGTGTGGCGCTTTTAAATTCAGACGGCACAATACGTAATAAAGACTGGCTCAGAGGTTTGAATGCACCTAAAGGTTTGGCGGTGTATCAGGGCAAACTTTATATAGCTGATTTAACTGAAGTGGTGATTGTGGATATAGCGTCTGCCAAAATACTGAATAAAATCAAAGCGCCCGATTCGGTGTTTTTAAATGATGTGACTGTTGATGACAAAGGTGTGGTTTATATCTCTGACACCCGTAAAAACCGGATTTATAAGCTGGAACAAAACCAGATCAGCATCTGGCTGGATAATGTAGAAGCGGCCAACGGTTTAAAAGTGGTTGGGGAACAGCTGTATATCGCAGCTGGCGATAAACTGCTGAAGCTTGATTTAACCGACAACAGCAAAAACATCAGGCAAGTTGCTAGAGGTTTTGCTGAGCGGGCTGATGGTCTGGAGCCTGTCGGCAATGGCGATTTTATTGTCAGCTGCTGGGCGGGTTTGGTGTATTACGTGTCAGCCGATGGTCGTATCAAAGAGTTGCTGGACACCAGAACCTTAAAACTGAATACCGCCGATATTGGCTGGGATCAGGCGACTAACACTTTATATATCCCCACTTTTTTAGGTAACTCGGTACAAGCCTATAAGCTAAGTTATTAA
- a CDS encoding substrate-binding periplasmic protein, with protein MMYRLLWLALFISLFNPAEAKPQLRWCLGTFPGFYGFNAVTKQPEGLSVLYLQELARRANFTLVPSEETPFARCFAQMANGETDLMINILKTGEGRADIHYIQFATRWPDRVYYASSKNLRLDTPGQLATMTLATIRTYKVAPEIQIVLDGMKKRQLVQVDSVLTALQMAAKQRIDAALLPATQVQAVLKDHPELAAELKDIIFPKALVKPQPVYMGLSSHCNCPELEAAIKQGIKSMQEDGSSQKIFAGKVIVEF; from the coding sequence ATGATGTACAGGTTGTTATGGCTGGCCCTTTTTATTTCACTGTTTAATCCTGCAGAAGCTAAGCCACAACTGCGCTGGTGTCTGGGCACTTTTCCGGGTTTTTATGGCTTTAATGCGGTGACAAAACAGCCGGAAGGGCTGTCGGTACTGTATTTGCAGGAATTAGCCCGCAGAGCCAACTTTACTTTGGTTCCAAGCGAAGAAACACCATTCGCACGCTGTTTTGCGCAAATGGCCAACGGAGAAACTGATTTAATGATCAATATTCTCAAAACAGGCGAGGGACGGGCTGATATTCATTACATCCAATTCGCGACCCGCTGGCCGGACAGAGTTTATTACGCCAGTAGTAAAAACCTGCGGCTGGACACACCTGGTCAACTGGCCACTATGACGCTTGCAACCATCAGAACTTACAAAGTAGCGCCAGAAATTCAAATAGTGCTGGATGGCATGAAAAAAAGACAACTGGTGCAGGTGGATTCAGTGTTAACCGCTTTGCAAATGGCTGCGAAGCAACGCATAGATGCCGCTTTGTTACCTGCGACTCAGGTACAGGCTGTATTGAAAGACCATCCTGAGTTAGCTGCTGAATTAAAGGATATAATCTTCCCCAAGGCGTTGGTAAAACCTCAGCCTGTCTATATGGGCCTGTCCAGCCACTGTAATTGTCCGGAGCTGGAGGCCGCCATCAAACAGGGTATTAAAAGCATGCAAGAGGACGGCTCCAGTCAAAAGATTTTTGCCGGAAAAGTTATTGTGGAGTTTTAA
- a CDS encoding GGDEF domain-containing protein, giving the protein MQQWFNASLQRKISGLLVVLLSFLFVVIIYSIYKLKLIDAEMHEVAEIDVPLTEMVSELEMMQLKQHLLIEQFRLKGEQAKVALKPEQAFAAQRDGLKLILAKAERVLNKSLLQHQVRFAAAEHQQILASIEQFHQQSDSFEQQLKLALQQGHTSEQQWRQFEDEAASLDQSIVAILRHMEKLTLEASRYTDKHENEFMLVNTGLGFCAFVIGLYLTFYILQIFRLRIGRIQAEIKNVQHSIEQGEPITSPVFHQPEHQDELTELEHDLKMMVQRLSQEISNRQEIEQQLLVLATRDKLTGAFNRHKWDEQLRMELSLAERGSVFSIALLDVDFFKKVNDQFGHHTGDKVLQSLTDHISRRLRKTDSLFRLGGEEFVILLPQQKAEAACQLAEMLRQYIASLDEPELPAFTISFGVTEYHAQDDEDSILKRADQALYQAKAMGRNRVQLG; this is encoded by the coding sequence ATGCAACAATGGTTTAATGCATCGTTACAGCGAAAAATCAGTGGTCTACTGGTGGTACTGCTGTCCTTTTTATTTGTCGTCATTATCTATTCCATCTACAAGCTCAAACTGATCGATGCTGAAATGCACGAAGTGGCAGAAATTGATGTGCCGCTGACAGAAATGGTCAGCGAGCTGGAAATGATGCAGTTAAAACAGCATTTGCTGATTGAACAATTTCGTTTAAAAGGTGAGCAGGCCAAAGTTGCATTGAAACCCGAACAGGCCTTTGCAGCGCAACGTGATGGCCTGAAACTGATACTGGCGAAAGCCGAGCGGGTGTTGAATAAAAGTTTACTGCAACATCAGGTTCGTTTTGCTGCGGCTGAACATCAGCAAATTCTGGCCAGTATTGAACAGTTTCATCAGCAAAGTGACAGCTTTGAACAGCAGCTGAAACTGGCGTTACAACAAGGCCATACCTCAGAGCAGCAATGGCGGCAGTTTGAAGATGAAGCGGCCAGTTTAGATCAAAGTATTGTGGCTATTTTACGGCATATGGAAAAGCTGACGCTCGAAGCCAGCCGTTATACCGACAAACACGAAAACGAATTTATGCTGGTCAATACTGGCCTGGGTTTTTGTGCTTTTGTTATTGGCTTGTACCTGACCTTTTACATTCTGCAGATTTTCCGTTTGCGTATTGGTCGTATTCAGGCCGAAATTAAAAATGTGCAGCATTCGATTGAACAGGGTGAGCCTATCACCAGCCCGGTCTTTCACCAGCCTGAACATCAGGATGAGCTGACAGAGCTTGAGCACGACTTGAAAATGATGGTGCAGCGGTTATCACAGGAAATCAGCAACAGGCAGGAAATAGAGCAACAACTGCTGGTGCTGGCAACCCGGGATAAATTAACAGGCGCCTTTAACCGGCATAAATGGGATGAACAACTTCGCATGGAACTGAGCCTGGCGGAACGTGGCAGCGTCTTCAGTATTGCGCTTTTGGATGTGGATTTTTTTAAAAAAGTGAACGATCAGTTTGGTCACCATACCGGCGACAAAGTACTGCAATCTTTAACAGACCATATCAGCCGCCGCTTACGCAAAACCGATAGTTTGTTCCGCTTGGGTGGTGAAGAGTTTGTGATTTTATTACCACAACAAAAAGCCGAAGCGGCCTGCCAATTGGCAGAAATGCTGAGACAATATATCGCCAGCCTCGACGAGCCGGAATTGCCTGCCTTTACCATCAGTTTTGGCGTCACCGAATACCATGCGCAGGACGATGAAGACTCTATCCTGAAAAGGGCCGATCAGGCTTTGTATCAGGCTAAAGCTATGGGTCGAAACAGAGTTCAGTTGGGCTAA